Genomic window (Chloroflexota bacterium):
GAGTTCGGCCTGCCCATCGCGCCGCCGCGCACGGAGGGGGGCGTCGCGTGTCGCATCTGCGCCAACGAGTGCCGCATGGGAGAAGGCGAACGCGGCTTCTGCGGCCTGCGCACCGCGCACGGCGGCAGACTCGTTCACCTGGCGGGGACGTCCGGGGCTGGCCTCCTGCAAAGTTACCACGACCCTCTGCCCACGAACTGCGTTGCCGACCCCGTTTGCGCCGGGCACTCGGCGCGTGGGCGCACCAATCTGGCCGTCTTCTACGGCGCATGCTCCTTTGACTGCCTCTACTGCCAGAACTGGCACTTTCGGCAGATGTCGCCGTCGGGACGGTTGACCTCGGCGCAGGAACTTGCGGACCGAGCCGGGACTCGCGCTGCGTGCGTGTGCTATTTCGGCGGCGACCCCGCGCCCCAGATGCCCCACGCGCTGGCCACGTCGCGTATCCTGGCCGGGCGGGGCCTGCACATCTGCTGGGAGACCAACGGCTCCATGAACCCCCGGCTGCTGCGCCAGGCGGTGCAACTGTCGCTTGCCACGGGC
Coding sequences:
- a CDS encoding radical SAM protein; this translates as MGRCLYCGRRDSLVAEVLGACADCIRSRPEALAHVWERRAQARREFGLPIAPPRTEGGVACRICANECRMGEGERGFCGLRTAHGGRLVHLAGTSGAGLLQSYHDPLPTNCVADPVCAGHSARGRTNLAVFYGACSFDCLYCQNWHFRQMSPSGRLTSAQELADRAGTRAACVCYFGGDPAPQMPHALATSRILAGRGLHICWETNGSMNPRLLRQAVQLSLATGGTVKFDLKAWNPALHLALTGADNRRTLDNFAQAAERSRSRPEPPLVVASTLLVPGYVDAQEVRAIARFIAAIDRNIPYVLLAFAPAFLMHDLPCTSSAHAREALEAAQAEGLTRVRIGNPHLLDLGWV